The DNA region TTATTATATCAGGCTGTTATCAGGGAACTGCCGTTTTCGATCTGGGCGGGCCAAACGAAACTTCACTCACTTGCCTTGGGCATAAGGATATGTATTTAGCAAAATATGACGCCGATGGGGCTCTTATGTGGGCCACAAAAGCCGGCGGTAGCGGATGGGCCTGGTGTTGGGGATTTAATGTAACGACAGATCTAGAAGGAAATATTATAGTAACTGGTAGATACGATGGCCTAATCATTTTCGGCGCAGGTGAAACTAATGAAACTGTTTTGACCCCAATTAGTGGGTGGGAACTTTACGTCGCCAAGTACGATCCGGATGGGAATTTGCTCTGGGCAAAATCTGCCCCGGGAGTGTGCAACGATATTGGGTTGAGCGGCACAACCGATGCTGATGGAAATGTTATTGTTACTGGGAGTATTGAATGCTCGGCTACGTTTGGTAGTGGAAGCCCGAATCAAACGACAATTAGCAGCGCCGGACTCTCTGATTTTATTCTGGCAAAATATGATGCTGATGGCAATTTTCTCTGGGTGAAAAGGGCTGGTAGCTCGAGCTGGGAGCAAGGAGTTGGGATTGAAGCGGATGATTCAAATAATTATTATGTTGCTGCTTATTTTGAAGGCACTGTTGTTTTTGGCGCAGGAGAGCCAAATGAAACCACTCTTTCAAGTCATGGCGGTGCAGATGTCGTGATTGCAAAATTTGATGAAAGTGGTAATTTAATCTGGGCAAAGTCTGGCGGAGGCAGCGGCACTGATTTGAGTGAAGCGATTGCTATCGATGCCTCTGGAAATTCCTATTTAACTGGTCTTTTTTATAATACAGTTATCTTTGGTGTTGGCGAAGCCAATGAAACAGAGCTCACTTCCTTTGGTGATGAAGATATTTTCATTGCCAAATATAATCCACAAGGCGAGCTTATTTGGGCACACAAAGCAGGTGGCAATTCCTATGACCGACCCTACTCAATTTCCATGCTTGGACAGACACAGTTTGTTATCACAGGAGAATTTAGCGGCGTGGCGAACTTTGGCGCGTATTCGTTGACAAGCAGCGGCGCTCAAGATGCATTCGTTGCTGCTTATGATGCTTCTGGGAATGTACTTTGGGCAAAGAAGTTCGGTGGAGCAGCCAAAGATATTGGTAACGGAATTGATTGTGCCAATTTGGCGCGTATTTGTGTAGGCGGATTTTTCACTGGAGTAGCGGTATTTGATGATTTTACATTAAACGCAACCAGTCAACCCGGTGATTTTGTCGCTTATCTTGCCTTCTCTCTGACTGAACAAATTGCTTTCCTTGGGGATGAAATCGATCAATTAGTGGAGAGAGGAGTTCTGACTGAAAAACAGGCTGATCAACTGCAGAAAAAACTTGATAAAGCCTCTAAAAAATTAGACAGAGGCAAAGTCAAGAAAGCAATTAAAAGCCTGAACCAGATGATCAAGAAAATCAACAAATGGATAAA from Calditrichota bacterium includes:
- a CDS encoding T9SS type A sorting domain-containing protein, producing MKRLIKQRLYVSLISIILYFFCISLVLGQSPNVRWVNGIYTNDLDPRNDITFDPSGNIIISGCYQGTAVFDLGGPNETSLTCLGHKDMYLAKYDADGALMWATKAGGSGWAWCWGFNVTTDLEGNIIVTGRYDGLIIFGAGETNETVLTPISGWELYVAKYDPDGNLLWAKSAPGVCNDIGLSGTTDADGNVIVTGSIECSATFGSGSPNQTTISSAGLSDFILAKYDADGNFLWVKRAGSSSWEQGVGIEADDSNNYYVAAYFEGTVVFGAGEPNETTLSSHGGADVVIAKFDESGNLIWAKSGGGSGTDLSEAIAIDASGNSYLTGLFYNTVIFGVGEANETELTSFGDEDIFIAKYNPQGELIWAHKAGGNSYDRPYSISMLGQTQFVITGEFSGVANFGAYSLTSSGAQDAFVAAYDASGNVLWAKKFGGAAKDIGNGIDCANLARICVGGFFTGVAVFDDFTLNATSQPGDFVAYLAFSLTEQIAFLGDEIDQLVERGVLTEKQADQLQKKLDKASKKLDRGKVKKAIKSLNQMIKKINKWIKKGKIPQEDGEFLIAEITAIIDQLGDSLGKRLSEQLNYASNLPEDFQLEQNFPNPFNSTTFIKFAIPESQSGELDVQLNIYNVHGQVVRHLVNDHKSAGFYQIQWDGTDDFGEFVSSGIYFYSLKAGSFVMHRKLLFVK